The DNA sequence tgcaacatcatatatctgggcatcccacaaaaaacaatcaaaaaactaagactcatacaaaacaccgccgtccgcctaattttcggactaagaaaaaacgaccacatcagcccctactataaaaaactgcattggcttccaatagaagcgcgaattatattcaaatttgcttgcacctgttttaaACAAGCCTGGGGAACAGCACCTTCATATCTACAAACacacttcaccctacacaaccccacaagaacgaccaggaacaaaaacatctttgcttacccaaagattacaggctgcagatacaaagccTTCCTAGATAGAACCTtcaagttccaagcgaacagacagcaaatctggctgaaaaaccacataatcgAACCCAACGTAacttataatgcattccgcaaaacaatcaaaactgccctattcgcaaaatacattgactaaaacggtccccaACGTCACCAGGTCTCCTCTCCCCACAAAacgcattttctctctctctacaaacCCCTCATACCTTGATCTCCTCGAACCCAGAACTCCAACTCATGGTTGTTCTAAATccctcagacactcattacccttagatctccaatcaATTAATACGTAACTTTCGCATCTAAACTATTGTATTGCATTTAGACTCTTTGTAcgatattgtatttagacttaatgtatagtattgtatttagacttaatgtatagtattgtTATTCAGCCTCACGGTATTGTATAGTATCGTATTGTATGtggatctattgttttgttttgtactgttttaaaacctttaatattcgctgaatgtccagccttcttactatgtaaaccgcctagaagtcgtctgactatggcggtatagaaaaataaagttattattattattattattattattatttttaaattcttcAGTGAAAATGTGACATTTGGAGCTCACTATACTTAAACCCCTAAAACCCATAAGTTTATTAAATACATAGCAATGAATTCAATTGTACAGTACTAGGTCCACTTATTTATATCATAAACAATATTATCTGTTAATACatagttttctttttcagaaCCAGATAACCATGAGCTATGATAATGGCACAATGGTAATGGAATTCATCCTCCTCGGACAATGGTATCTTCTTTGTTATCCAAAGCTCCTTTTCACACTACTGCTTGTTATTTACATCCTGAGCCTGATGGGAAATTCCCTCATCATCTACATTGTTCTCATGGACTCACGTCTCCACATCCCTATGTACTATTTCCTTTCTAACCTTTCCCTCCTGGAGATTCTCTTCTGCTCAACCACCGTCCCTACTATGTTGGCTGTCTCCCTGGTCCAGGGCAAAAGAGTCTCTATCCCAGGATGTATGACTCAAGTTTTCTTCCTCCACTTTGTAGGCTGCACTGAATGCTGCCTGTTGGCTATGATGTCCTATGATAGGTTCATGGCTGTTTGCAGACCATTGCATTACCACATGGCGATGAAGAAGAGCATTTGCCTTCAGATGGCTGCTGTTTCATGGGTCAGTGGCTTCTTAGATGGCTTGATGTTAGCTACCTTGACATCCAAGTTGCCCTTCTGTGGACCCAATGAAGTAGCCAATTTTTTTTGTGATATTCCTCCACTATTGAAACTGGCCTGTGTGGATACTCGGACCAATGAAGCAATGCTTAGCTTGGCAGGCTCAATATTGGGGCTCATCCCATTCATCATCATACTTTTATCCTATTATCATATCATTTCAGCCATACAGAAGATTAGTTCATCTCAAGATCGTTGGAAGGTCTTTTCCACTTGTGCTTCACACCtcactgtggtttgtttgttttatggcACAGTCATCCTCACCTATGTGGTACCCTCATCCAGTTATTCCATTAACCCAGACAGGTTGGGTTCTTTGGTGTATACTGTGCTTACACCAATCCTAAACCCCCTTATCTACAGTTTGAGGAACCAAGAGGTTAAAGAAGCTATAAAGAAGACTTTATGGAGAAAAATAAGGACAGCTCCTGGCTTGTTCATGAGTtgacaaaaaaaagaaatgacttgaatataagttagTTTGTCCTAAGCTTAAGAGAGGTGAGAGTCACATCATGTGACTCAAGTTCAATCTCAGATGGTCTGATTGCTGGAGAAGGGCTGCAAATGTCATCCTTGGTTACTGAGGTTCTTACAAGTGTGGATGAGCAGATGGTACTGTGGCCAACTCTTGAGGTGTTGTTTCTTTCAGTGGTCAGAGATATCTTACCTCGGCTGTTAAGAAAGACTTCTCCACtctatgaatatttttttttgggggggcagatACCAGTCTGCTGGCAAACTCTATGCAAATCTGAATCCTGAAATGACGTCAGTCCAAAACATAAtggactaaattctataaatagcacctgaACATAAGCACCAATAAACAGCACttagcagtattctataaatagtgctcaaagttaggtgctgtttatagaatagcacttacgcCGGGGCCCAGGACTAACTTTAGGCTTGAACATGTACACCAATTGAAGCCTGGTATAAATCCTTATGCCTAATTGGGTGTGGAAGGATCCCCACTATTCTCTACTGTAATTATAGATCTATATTAGAGGACTGCCCCTGACCTGTCCATGACCCTTTCCTGGCTGCACCCCCTTTTCGGAGCCATGCATAAATTTACTTACCTTAATTTCTATTAGAGAAAAACAGCACTGATCACTGATTGTTAGGGCCCAATTATTCGTGcgaattggcttgttattcaattaaattgtgtgcgcaaattgggcacatgcccaaatttgtgcatACACTTCATAGCACCATATAGAGAATTCTGGGAAATACGGTGGTCCCAATAATTTTTTAAGGATGGTTTGAAAGATTTCAGTGCTACAAGATTCCACAGTTAAAGTTCAGACAGGTTGGGGCCTAGCAACAGTAGTAAAGTTAAAtatcctctaaaccaggggtgcccacactttttcggcttgcgagctacttttaaaatgcccaagtcaaaatgatctaccaacaataaaattttttaaaacacaaagcacactgttcgcagagaaaatgttatttatatcccggtcaaagaggtcaaggcagattaatttatgtaatgtcacctcagtagcaactatacaaaaatagacaaatataccccctccttttgtACTTGAAGGGCAATAAACGATGAGACTTCCCATAGGCAGTGTCCTGTTGGTGTTTCCATTTGTCTGAGGGACTGATTAGAAAAACCAAAAAAGACTTCCCAGGATCTTGTCATAACTGATGCGCCTGTTAGTCACTTTTTATTTTGAGATGGCAAAGATTTATATGCTAATAACCAAACACACTTCTACTTATCATCATAAACAAAACAGGTACATATGTGTAACAATAGGCAAGAGAACGGGAGGGAGAGGCATAGGGGCCATGACATCCCCCCAAATTGCCACTTTTAAATCGCCACTTAATCCCTGgaggtccagaggtgcagcagccaggagcgagctttctggcTCCTGCTCCGCTGCTCACCTGGCTGATCACGGCAAATTTCTTATGCTGCTGAGCAGCAATGAGTGGGAGCGCACTTTAGCGATCCTGTTCAgtgctcagcggcttctttgactggctcccgtgaattcttgcGATTCGCGAGAGTCAGTCAAAGAAGCAGCTGAGCGCCAAAGTACGCTCCCGCTCATTGCAGCTCAGCGGCAGAAAAAAGCAGCCGCGACCAGGCCAGAGGAGGTAGGATGATGATGCAGGGTGTACAGCGAGCAagcgaggagggagggaagggggctgggtacaatTGGACAGACTGACAATGGGGAGCAGAGTCTGATGGGGTGGCTGGCTGGGAGAAGAGTCTGGGGGATGGCTAGCTGGCTGGGTGCAAAGTCTGACGGGGGTGGTGGCTGGAGGTACAGAGTCTGATGGGGATGATGGGGTAGGTGGCTGAGGGGGgtgctagagaaactgggctgagaagaggagactgagaggggacatgatcgaaacattcaagaaaatGAAGGGAACAGATTTAGTAGATaacgacaggttgttcaccctctccaagatagagagaacgagagggcactctctaaacttgaaaggggatagattccgtacaaaagtaagaaagttcttcttcacccagagagaggtagaaaactggaacgctcttccagaggctgttatagggaaaacaccctccagggattcaaggcaaagttagacaggttcctgctgaaccggaacgtatgcaggtaaggctagattcagggcactggtctttgacctaagggcttccgtgggagtagactgctgggcacgatggaccactggtctgacccagcagcggcaattcttatattcttaaaagtagattttgagaagaaagcagaatgttaaaagttaatgctaaagatggatgtatgtaaaaaacaaaaaaggaggaaacatAATTCCAAAGGGAAAGCGTGAAAAAATTCAGTCAAAAAAGTAATAAACAACATGCTTACATAAAAAACTataatgaaattttaaaaatctttcaAAGACTTTTTAGTTCATATTCTCATGTGTAAGAAGGCTTCCACTTCACAAGTTAATAATGTGCAATGCATCAAAAATAAAtagcacttatcttattgaaTAAAGTTATTTGGCCTTGACGTGCCATGTTTTATAATTTCTAAGGAAACCAAACGGAACATTCAAAAGACAAAGGTCTTTTATACAGGGTGTCAATCTCTTATGGAGCTCAAAAACTTTTGCAACAAATTCCACTCCTCTAGAATGTTCtgtttggcttcctgaagaaattatgaaacgtggcacgtcgaggccaaagaactttattcaataagataagtgctaTTTATTTTTGATGCATTGCACATTATTAACTTGTGAAGTGGAagtactgcaatgattgggtggtgacgTTTTTGGgggacttaggggtccttttatcaagctgcggtagggatttaacgcgcgtaataccacacgttaaactgcctgccgtgctagccgctaacacctgcattgagttTTTTAGCCAgacgcgggggttaacgcgtgatgaaatgtccgatgtgctaaccccgctagcgcggcttgataaaaggagcccttagttcccctttttcctccatgtctctgagcacaaccttCTTACACATGAGAATAAGAACTAAAAAGTTTTTGagagtgttttaaaaaaaaatttcattataGTTTTCTATGTAAGCGTATTGTTTATTACTTTtttgaaagatggatgtatggtagaaagtgaaggagaggaaaacagcaaatggataaggtggccctggaatcacagttaagagcacagacagaaggaagtgcggccagagactgggaaaagaaggcttgaaaaccaaaatcaccagaccacaaaggtaggggaaatgattttattttcaatttagtgattgaattgtgtccattttgagaaatGACATctcctgtctatattttgccctgttcgggaagaaatgcatttgtttctatttctgcgGGGGTTGTACTGAATGCAGAGTCTTGCACTTAgagttttgtttgtatatttagtactttagtttctggtcctgtatttgcttaggggttatttgtgttctgcatgtgtgaccaaggccaggtgttctggtagaaatgaatgttgagaaacatacagtgtgctttgcgtagtttaattttgtggttaaccattatgtattgttaataagattatattgtgtgtgtatatatgaataataaatggtattacaattagtactattatgggggcggagtctggggcagagcttgggggtCTGAGGTAGAGCTTGGGTggagtctggggcagagcttgggtgggatcTTAGGCAGAGCTTGCGgggctccccaaacaaaaaagcgttccgctgcctatgcgtGTAACACAAACACTAACATGGGAGCATTACAAGTGCCCAGAGGAAAAAAGCAACCAATAAAATGaaaaaggaggaggaaaaagcctgagATCTCAACCTCCACCCTACAGTGAGAGGCGGCAAGTATAGCAGGGAAAACCTCATAGGGAAAACGTCCTCTTATGCAAATTAAATTGGCGCTCTGTGCAATGCAAGTAAATCCACTGATATTCCAAAGATTAACAAATAACAGGCTTATCTGTGTTAGGAAAGGTCTATCACACCGAAGATAACCAGCATTTCACATTCAAGGCTGCTTCAGGGTGTGAACACACTGCACAGACGTACTTTAGAAAATTGATACAAGCATACGCATAAGTGCTGAAACGTATATTGACTGTATTGTGTAAAattgtgcctaagaagataggtgcctagcacccaattcatttttatttgttttcaattatgagcttattaaagctcataattgaagccaatatactaattacgttaggtgcctaacttcggcacctatctttaggtgccttttatagaatttccctctgcTGGTACATCTGTTTCAATATTGATTGTAAATAGTTTGCACTTTGATGTTGTCCTCTTGTTGCTACCTCATCCAAGTCTGAGTAAAAATTTTGAGTAGAACTTGGATACTGGCTTGGATTACTTCATTGAGAGAAAGGAGAATGCTGAGTGTTGAAAAAGGAGAGTGATTAGGCCATGCAGCCTCCTAGCTTGCTGGCCGCAGTCCTTACCCTACAAATACTCCTAAATTAACTTGAAGTAACCCACCCTGATGCTCACCTGGCTAATAAGGATTACACTAGTATTCTTTGTATaaaggattttattattttaattggtATAAGGTTGAACAAGCTAGCAATAGTCAAATTATCATATAATTCAGTTCAGTAGAACAATTACCAGTATCAAATAGAAGGAATCTTCACAGAGTTTctgacttttattttttttaaacactatttattaaatatctcaaaagcaaattacaacaCTTTGCCACATTATCatactagtcacatgacattctatgacacgccctcttaccacttctcccgcctcaaccatttcccacaaaaatatgaaagCGTGGAAACTTTATAAAGAACTCTCGTATAACTAGATGATTCAAAGACCTCCCCCACCCTACCCTTCACACCTTCCCTTGTTATTTTGCAGCGATTAAACTCATAGACCAACTTAAAATTACAGTGAAAATAAGCTTAGTAACTACTATGTGCCCcagtagtattctataaagaaaagtaagtaCCTACTTTCCTGTATAAAATAGGCTCAAACTTGCCATGTTTTTGATGCCTATAAATATGTAGACTTTTATAGGATTACCCTCTTGCAATTAGTTGACTGTATAAATACTTTGCAATATCCGTGTTTATTTTTCTCATCTTCACTGATGTTTTTTACTGTAGTCTCATCACCAATCTACTCTTTAACAATTAACTTTTCCTAATGAAGAGCAAATTATTTCCTTGGAGAACTATTTCCTGTGGGGTAGCTCACACGTTAAATCATCAATAAGAAAACAAAAGAGTGCTTAAATATTCCCTACCTAAATAAACTCAACAACAATGGCAACAAGCTTCCAACCTGTAGAAAAAAAACAATTCTACAGATTCAATGAGATCTTCTGGCATGCCAGAAGCAAGGTAAGATTTACAGGGGGTAATAAATAGATTTATGCACACAGTTGGATGTAATAGACTTCTTTTTGGTCATCATTGCATAATTAGCAGATTTGGAGGACACATTTCAAAGGGCTGAAACTATGAAAGGGGGTTTTACTGTTTGGCAGGGGGGTTTGTAAAATCAGTCAGTTGAGCTTCAAAAATGGAGTAGCCATATATTGATTAGAAAGACAAGAGTTGGAAACTGTCAAACAAGAAGCTAGTGAAagatatggagaacctggattacgaggaacgacttaggagacttgggttgttctcccttgagaagaggagactgcgaggggatctgatcgagactttcaaaatactgaaaggattcgacaaaatggagcagggaaagcagttatttacaatgtccgatgtgacacggacaagaggacatagactgaagctgaggggggacaggtccaggacgaatatcaggaagttctgtttcacgcagcgagtggtggagacttgaatgctctcccagaggaagtaattgcagaatccaccgttctaggatttaaggataaacatctccttaagagtggcatagagtgatacgggtaagggttaaTGAGATGcgcatctcccttgagaagcatacagtgatatggggactaaaaccatgccagggtacacctggcggggcctccgcgtgtgcggatcaccggacttgatggacccagggtctgatccggagatggcagttcttttgttcttatgaaaGGGATCTAGGTAAAAACATCTGAGTTCATTGCATAGAAGCCAGCCAATGTAATAAAACAAGGGGACAAGTTGACAGCATGCTTGGTTGCAAAACTAGAGATTATCAGCAAAAGCTAGTATTGACTTTCTGTGAGACTCCATCTTGAGTAGGAAATGGATTTTACTCATGCCTTTTCAGTAATAGCTCAATGTGAGTTATTTTTATGTACAGGGGGTATTTTCCCATCCTTGGGGGAGGATGTGtgtgcttacaatctaattttgagaTCATAAAAGGTTAAGTAACTCATCCAAGTGGACTGTGAATCCTTACTTCTCTGGTTTTCAGTCTGCTGCTGTAACCATTATGCCTAGTTCTATTAAGGGGACAGGAATAGGTCAGAAAAAGgccaagaaaaaaatataagatCTGCAAAATAAACCATATGAAGAAAGGTATGAGACACTTAAATTGTACTCTCGGGaggaaaaaagaaacagaaagcaagaaagatgCATTAACATATTTGACAGACTTCAAAATGAACGAAAAGGTGAAATTTTCCATAGAAATGAAATTCAAGGGCAAAATAGGAAGCTGCAGAGAGAAATatggagctccttttactaagctgtggtagtgtttttagcacgcgctgcagaaaaactaacgccagctcaatggaggcattagcgtctagcacgctaaaaccgccagcgcggcttagtaaaaggagcccatagagacaGAGAAAATAACAGTAGACAAAGACCATGTGGTCAATATTCAacatgatttaactggccagaaatggccacTGACCAGTTCAATTGCTTGTTTGGggctatctgctaattttcagcagcacttaactggttattgTTGCTGAAAATTAGTAGGTAGCACCTAAGGGGTAAATATTCCACCAGTGATGATGAGCGTCTTGACGACTGCCTCTGGCGTtatccccagatattcaatgccaggccatgcctggacttcagcattgaatatctagtttATGCGggttaaattattttaaatattgaccAGTAAGTAttccaggggtggagtcagcTGGATATTTTTCTCCCTGTACTCTCAAACTTTCTTCTGACATTTGCCTTCAcctggaacaattgctcacgccgactacttatggggaatttaggaaacacctaaaaacatgtctgttcctgaagtatttaggcaactaacctgtacaatcctactccacattaactgatctctagcgctgttaataactagcttctaactttgttaattctacttaatttgtaacatcttttaaccattgtaaaccgcatagaacttcatgatcctgtggtatataaactgttattattattattttctaccTGTTTTTCACTTTAGGCTAATCAGATTTGATCAATTCCAGGTCTTGCTCTTCTTCCATACCCAGAAGTACTTAAATCTCTATACTGCACTCCTTCCATGGGATTTTccagtccaaatgcatgatcctgtattttttagcattatatcttaggggtttt is a window from the Geotrypetes seraphini chromosome 1, aGeoSer1.1, whole genome shotgun sequence genome containing:
- the LOC117368314 gene encoding olfactory receptor 1361-like — translated: MSYDNGTMVMEFILLGQWYLLCYPKLLFTLLLVIYILSLMGNSLIIYIVLMDSRLHIPMYYFLSNLSLLEILFCSTTVPTMLAVSLVQGKRVSIPGCMTQVFFLHFVGCTECCLLAMMSYDRFMAVCRPLHYHMAMKKSICLQMAAVSWVSGFLDGLMLATLTSKLPFCGPNEVANFFCDIPPLLKLACVDTRTNEAMLSLAGSILGLIPFIIILLSYYHIISAIQKISSSQDRWKVFSTCASHLTVVCLFYGTVILTYVVPSSSYSINPDRLGSLVYTVLTPILNPLIYSLRNQEVKEAIKKTLWRKIRTAPGLFMS